ACGTTTGATTTTTATTATGTCAACACCATCTAAAAGGTTAAAAATTGACTAAAAATTATAACAATAATAAAATGAATAACAGAGAACAATTAGCTTTACAAGCATGCATAGAACGCTAGGGGGGATTTATTATGAAATCAGCATTTTTTGCTCAAAATAGAGAACGATTAGCAAACACATTACCAGATGAATCTATTACTATTTTATTTGCTGGACAAGCACCTCATATGTCAGCGGATGCACAGTATAAATTTGTGCCGAATCGAAATTTTTACTATGTAACAGGAATCGATGAACCAAATGTTATTTTCATGTTGAAGAAGTTTGGAAATAGTGTAGAAGAAACACTTTTCATTGAAAAGTCAGATCCAGTAATGGAAAAATGGGTGGGTAAAACAGTTTCTAACGAGGAAGCAGAGAAATTTTCAGGTATAAAGAAAGTTGTATATTTAGATAGCTTTGAAAAGACAATGTCAAATATACTTTTCACAGAAAATGTGAAGCATCTATATTTAGATTTAGAGCGTCGTGAGTGGAATGGAGCGGAGACAAAAACGCTTGCGTTTGCTAAACATGTAAGAGAACAGTATCCACACGTTTTAATTGGTAATGTATATCCGAATATTTGTGAATTACGAGTGTTTAAAACAGAAGAAGAAATTGAAATCATTAAAGAAGCGATTGCTGTAACGAAAGAGGGTATTTACAACGTACTTAAGCATGCACAAGCTGACATGATGGAATATGAATTAGAAGCTCAGTTTGATTTCACACTGAAGTCATCTGGCATTAAGCATCATGCGTTCAATACAATTTTGGCAAGTGGGAAAAATGCTACAGTTCTTCATTATGAAGATAATGATGCACAAATTCAAAATGGTGATTTAGTACTGCTAGATTTAGGCGCTCAAAAAGATTACTATAATGCTGATATTAGTTATACATTCCCTGCAAATGGAACATTCTCTAGTCGCCAAAAACAAATGTATAATATTGTATTAAAAGCATTGAAAGAAACAACAGAACTCATTAAACCAGGAGTAAAGTTTGCTGCATTAAATGAGCATACGAAAAAGGTATTAGCAGAAGAGTGTAAAGCAATTGGTTTAATTCAAGAAGACGAACAGTTATCAAAATACTATTATCACGGTGTCAGCCATTTCCTTGGTTTAGATACGCATGATGTAGGAACATATAAAGATAGAGTGTTAGAAGAAGGTATGGTTATAACAATTGAACCTGGTCTTTATATTGCAGAAGAATCAATTGGCATTCGTATTGAAGATGATATTCTTGTAACGAAAGACGGACATGAAAACTTGTCAAAAGATATCATTAGAGAAGTTGAAGAGATTGAAGCGTTTATGAGAGAAAATAATGTAAATGTAAAAGAAGATGAAGTTGAAGTTGTTACGAAATAATGATCGGGAGAGACGCTTAAGTTTGAGCGTCTTTTTATTTTGTTCATTTTAAACCGCGATATTTTCTCGAAAATCATCTTCTATTTATAAAGTTCATTATATTCCAAATGTCAATGTATATGTTGATCATGCCCGGTTGAAGGTGGAGGAGTATGATCTGGGAATGTCACAAATACAGCGAAGATAATTACTACACTAATTGAAAGTAATAACAAAAAACGCCTTTGGATAAAAGCAGAAAAAGTTTCTGATACAAGTTGAATTATACATGACATAGTTATTGTTATCGTAAGTAAAAGGCTAATAAACAGTATACTATGAGCTTGTTGAGCGTTTAACATTTCTGTAATCATTGCTCCCATCATACTCGCCATTAATCCAGAGAACATTCCTTCTAAAGCAGTATATAGGTGAAAACGTAGACCGACTAAAAAACCGATACAACCACTAATTAATATAGCAAGCAAAGTAGAATAGAGTAATTCTCCTTTAAAAAGAATACCGAAATAAAAACCAATACTTAAACCGATACTCATACTAAAAGACATAATAAATACCATATACTCCATTAGGGTACCCTTACGTTTAGAAATATATGATGTAATAAGAATTGAGATACAACAAAGTGTTAAGGCTGTTAATGTGTAAGCGAACATTATGATACCTCCCTGTCCTATCATTCATTTCATCATATGTTCATATGGAGAGTTCTTATGCTTATTTATATCTGCAAATTATCTGCACAATTTCATAAAGGTAAGAAAGAAGGCTTCTGATTTTTTTGGGAAGGCTTTTTAATTATGAGCATGTGAATGTAAGAGTTAAATGAAGAGTTTCTATTGTGAAGCCATAAAGAATAAGCGTATAATATTATAGGTCTCCCATTTGCGAGACAAACCGCGAATGATAAATAAGATTGTTGTTTTATCATCGCCTCTAAACAGATATACAATGAAAGTAACACTGGAATACAGATAGGGAGTTATAAAATGAAATTAATTATTGCCGAGAAACCAGATCAAGGTTTGGCTCTTGTTTCACAGTTTAAATATCGCCGGAAAGATGGTTATTTAGAAGTAGAAGCAAATGAGTTATTTCCAAATGGAGCGTACTGTACATGGGCAATTGGTCATTTGACACAGTTATGTAATCCAGAACATTATCACGCCGAGTGGAAAAAATGGTCACTTAATACGTTACCGATGATTCCAGAGCGTTTTCAATTTGAAGTAACAAAGTCAAAGTATAAGCAATTTAACGTTGTGAAACAGCTGTTACATAATCCTCAGGTAACAGAAATTATTCACGCAGGCGATGCTGGGCGTGAAGGGGAATTAATCGTACGAAACATTATTAATCTTTGTAACGTGCAAAAGCCGATGAAGCGTCTTTGGATTTCATCTTTAACGAAACAAGCTATTTACCAAGGGTTTAAAAACTTGCTTGATGAATCAGATACAATCAATACGTACTATGAGGCATATACAAGGTCATGTGCGGACTGGGTCGTTGGTATGAATGCATCGCGTGTCTTTAGTATTTTGCTAAAGAAAAAAGGAATGAACGATGTATTTTCCGCTGGACGTGTACAAACACCGACACTCGCATTAATCGTAAAGCGTGAAAAAGAAATAGAAAACTTTAAGTCAGAGCCGTTTTGGGAAGTGTTCGCAACCTTTAATATAGAAGGAAAGAAGTATGAGGGGAAATGGGAGAAAGATAGTGAATCCCGCTTAAAAGACCCTGATATGGCAAATAAAATTGCGGCATTTTGCCAAGGGAAACCAGCTGAAGTAAAGGAAATGAAAACGGAGCGTAAAGAGTTTCAGCCACCGCTTTTATTTAACTTATCGTCACTGCAAGCCACGGCAAATAAAGCATTCAAATTTTCACCGAAAAAGACGCTTGATATAACGCAAGCACTATATCAAAAAGGGATTGTCTCTTATCCTCGTTCAGATTCTAACTATGTTACACAAGGAGAGGCAGCGACGTTCCCTGATATTTTACAGAAGTTAAGTCAGTTTGATGAATATAAAGGTTTATTACCGGCTCCGGTTGAATCAATTATGAATAATAAGCGTTATGTGAATGAAAAGAAAGTAACAGATCACTATGCCATTATTCCGACAGAGCAAGTTACAAACCCAAGCAGATTATCAGGTGATGAAAAGAAAATTTACGATATGATCGTAAGAAGACTTATTGCCGCTCACTATGAAGTTGCAATCTTTGATTATACGACGATTATAACGCTTGTAGATGAACGTGCTGAATTCGTTTCAAAAGGAAAACAGCAAATTCAAGAAGGTTGGCGTAAAGTTATTTTCCAAGATGATAAAGATGACGAAACAATTCTTCCAATTGTCGCAGAAGGTGAACAAGGGAAAGTTGTAAAGGTGATAGTGAAAGAAGGAAAAACACAGCCACCGAAGCGTTATACAGAAGGTCAACTTATTACGTTAATGAAAACGGCAGGTAAGTATTTAGAGAACGAAGAGCTTGAGAAAGTATTAAAGAAAACAGAAGGTTTAGGTACAGAGGCAACGCGCGCTGGGATTATTACGATGCTGAAAGACCGTAAATATATAGATGTGAAGAAGAACCAAGTGTATGCGACCGATAAAGGGAAAGTATTAATTACCGCAATCGGTGATAAAATACTAGCTTCACCAGAAATGACCGCGAAATGGGAGCAGCGCCTTGCGGAAATCGGTGAAGGCACAGCATCACCAGCTACATTTATGGAACAAACGAAAAAGTTATCAGCTAAAATTATTGAAGATGCAGTAGAAATGTCGGAGAAGTGGGATTTCACTGGATTACATGTTGAATCGATTGAGCGAAAAGGATCGAAATTTACAACTGGTAAAAAGATTGGTAGTTGTAAAAAATGTGATGGCGACGTGATTGATAAGTCAACGTTTTACGGTTGTTCTAACTACAACACGACACAATGTGATTTTACCATCTCAAAGAAAATATTAAGTAAAACAATTTCGCAAAAGAACATGACAAAGCTCTTAAAAGGTGAAAAGACCGATTTAATTAAAGGCTTTAAAAAAGGTGAGAAAACCTTTGATGCGAAGTTAGAGTGGAAAGATAATAAGATTAATTTTGTGTTTGAGAATTAAGTGGTTTTAACAAATAGAAGGTTAAGTTTGAAAAAGCATGACAAATTTATGTCATGCTTTTTTATTTTTTATAAGAGGAAAAAGTAATTAAGAGAAACTGTAAGTAGTTTATACTGATGTTTATGGAAGTATGCAATAAAAATATTATCTTAAGGAATAAAAATTTATTGTAAAACGATAAATTTTATATTAAAATCAAAATCATAATAAATAAGTGTGGTGCTTTTTATGGAAAAGGTAACAACTTTATTTTTTTAATTAGAGGAGGTATAAATATGGACATTAACAATTTGATTATTGAAAATATGGATAACCCTCATGAGTTGGAGAGAATGTATAGAAAAGACCCGAAAGCTTTTAAAAAGTCATTCTCACAAGCATGGGATGAAAAACCTGATTCTCAGGTACTAGCTGCTTGGTACGAAAGATTGCATTTCAAGGAGACGGCAAATAAAGAAAAAATATCGCTGTTTCAAAAGGGTTTCTTATTCATGGGTATGTTAGCTATTCTAGCTGGGCTAAGTACCAGAATCATTTTCCACTTTGTCGAGCAGGAAGCAATTGCTCCCATTAACCTAGCTTTTGGTGTAATTCCTTTTATTGTTGCTTATTTTATTTACAATAATACTCCGAAAAAAAGTATTATTTATTTCCTTGCGGCGTTGTTACTAATTTCCGGATTGTATCTTAATATGTTGCCATTAAATTATAAAGACAGCAGTATCCTTGCTTATTTACATTTTCCTATAATGTTATGGGTCTTAGTAGGGATTGCGTTTACAGGAAATGAATATTCAAAAGGTAGTACAAGATTAGCTTATATTAAATTTAATTTAGAATATTGTCTTCTCTACGCGAGTATGGCGGTGAGCGGAATGGTATTAGCAGTATTCACCATGAAGTTATTTAGCTTCGTTGACTTGGATATAGGAGAATTCTATTTTAGTAATGTTGTTTTATTTGGTGCTGCCGCCCTCGCTATTGTGGCTACATACTTAGTATCAATGAACCTTAAACTTGCTAAAAATATTACACCATATATAGCTAAAATTTTTAGTCCGCTTGTACTGATTACATTGTTGATCTATCTTATAACGGTTATATGGAGTGGGAAAAATCCATTCTTGGACCGCAATTTCCTAATGGCCTTCAATGGAATCCTTCTTGGTGTATTGGCTGTTACTATATTTTCTATCGTTGAGAGTGATTCAGATGAGAAAAAGAGCATTTCAGATTATATAAATTTTGCCTTAATTGTTCTGGCGCTTATTATTGACACTGTCGCTTTGTCAGCTATCGTATTCAGACTTTCTTCTTACGGGATTACACCTAATAGACTTGCTGTTTTAGGTGTAAACATACTGATTTGGGCAAATCTCATTTGGATTATGTTTTCCTATATGCGTTTTCTACAAAACAAATCAGGACCAACAGCTATCCAAGATGCCGTTACGAAGTATTTACCAATCTACGGACTTTGGGCAGCTTTCGTTATATTTACTTTTCCTATAATGTTTAATTAGAAAGACATTGTAAATGTAACGAAAAGCTAATTTTCTATCACGTATAAAATCCTTAGAGCGGATAATTATCGTTACTTCTATTATTTCTTGAAAATAAAAAAACGTCCTAATTTGGGACGTTTTTTATTATGTATACTGCTGTTTTCTCTTAATAAGCAACAACACCTGTGAAATACAAGCAAGTACTGGCAGTTCAATTAACGGTCCAATAACGAGTGCAAGTGCAATAAGAGGTTCGTCAGGAAAAGCTGTTACAGCAATAGCGAGTGCAACAGGTGAGTTTCTTGCTAAAGTTGTTAAGCTTAAACTTACTGTATCTTTATAAGATAAGTGCATAATGCGTCCGATAAATTGCCCGATTACAAAATTTATGATGAAGAACAATAGAACAGGAATGAGTAATAGTAAAACGACATTTATATTTTGTAGTAAATATTTACCTTGTGATGCAAACATCGCTACGATTGCTAAACTTAAAAATACAATTTGCGCAGAGCTGAAAAACGGAATGAGTTTATTCTCGAGTGTTTCAGCTTTTTTCATTTTATTCATAATGAATTTTGTAGCGTGTGCAAGTACAAAGGGTAAGACGATTACGATAACAATACTTTCTACTAAAACAGAAAGCGCTACAGTCTTCATGACACCAGCAAATAAAAATAAATAAATGGGAAGAAGTAGTACTTGCAATATTAAATTTACAGGCATAATTGCAGTAGAAAGTGCTACATTTCCTTTTGCTATTTCAGTAAAGATTAAGTACCAATCTGTACATGGAGTAACCATTAACATAACAAATCCAACCCAAAGTGCTGGATGATCTGAAAGAAATAGTGCACCTAATCCCCAAGCAAGTAAAGGTGTCCATACAAAATTAATAGTAAGGCTCGTTCCAGCAAATTTTAAATTGCGGAACCCATTTTTTATTTCTTTCAATGGGATGCTGAGGAATAATCCATACAGCATAAAAAATAAGAAGGGGACAATAAATTGCTCTGCATACATATGTATCAAATGAAATTGTCCGAGTACGATGCCGCATGTAACAGCAAAAAGAATAATAAAAGTTTGAATCTTTTCTAAAGTGCTCATGAGTAAATCCTTTCTAAATATGAATTGCCCTCTCTACATCCATTATACAAACAATAAAGTTACAATGGGTATTTTAATTGTATTGGGCTTTTTTGTTTTTGATTCGAGATATTATTTTTTATTTAAAGTTACTTGACTAAAGTAAGTTACTGTATTATAATCACTTACATAAGGTAATTAAATAACAAAAAGTTTTTTGTGTTTGTACTTAAGGTATCTATTGGAACTTTTTACTAGAATAAGAATTTTTATGATGATGAATAATGAATATGATAAGAAAGTTTAGGTGAAGAAAATGGGATTATTTAGCTCATTATTTGGTAAAAAAGAAGAAAATACAAAAGTAGAGGGGAATAAAACAATGTCAAAAGTATTATTTGTAAAAGCAAACGATCGTCCAGCGGAGCAAGCAGTTAGTTCAAAAATGTATGAAACATTTGTAAATGCTTATAAAGAAACAAATCCGAATACAGAAATTACAGAGTTAGATTTATTTGCATTAGATCTTCCTTATTACGGAAATATCGCTATTTCAGGTGGATATAAACGTAGTCAAGGAATGGAGTTAACAGCTGAAGAAGAGAAGGCTGTAGCAACAGTAGATCAATATTTAAATCAGTTTTTAGAAGCTGATAAAGTTGTATTTGCGTTCCCATTATGGAATTTCACAGTACCAGCACCATTAATCACATATATTTCATACTTATCTCAAGCTGGAAAAACGTTTAAATATACAGCAAATGGTCCAGTAGGTTTAGCTGGTGATAAGAAAGTCGTTGTGTTAGGTGCTCGTGGTTCAGATTACTCTTCAGAACAAATGGCTCCTATGGAAATGGCAGTTAATTATGTAACGAATGTGCTTGGATTCTGGGGAATTACAAATCCGGAGACTGTTGTAATTGAAGGGCACAATCAATATCCAGATCGTTCACAACAAATTGTTGAAGAAGGATTAGAAAACGTTAAAAAAGTAGCTGCAAAATTTTAATTTATAATAGCAAATGGAAAAACCAACATGGATGATCATGTTGGTTTTTTAGTCTGTATTCTATGTTAAAAAATGTATAATTATAAAATAAAAGAAAAGTTTGAAAATAGTATTGCAAAATATTATATGACAAACTATAATGAGTTCAAGAATAGTTGATAGTCGAATTTAATATTCAGAAAATTCAATTAGTTAAAAATGGAAAATGAGATAAGGAAATTTGAATGGGGGTTATATTATGGCGAATAAAGTACCGTTTTCGTTCATAGTAGTTATTGGATTAATGTTATTTGCACTATTTTTTGGAGCAGGAAATTTAATATTCCCGGCAATGCTCGGTCAATCGGCAGGAGAGAATGTATGGATTGCTAATGCTGGATTTTTAGTAACGGGTGTTGGATTGCCATTACTAGGTGTACTAGCATTTGGTTTTTCGGGTAAAGATGATTTACAGTCATTAGCAAGTCGTGCTCACCCAGTGTTCGGGATTGTGTTTACAACAGTTTTATACTTAGCGATTGGTCCGTTATTTGCAATACCAAGAACAGGAAATGTTTCTTATGAAATTGGTCTTAAGCCGTTTATGCCAGAAGGATTAGGTTCTACACCTTTAATTCTTTTCACAATTATATTCTTTAGCATCACTTGTTTTTTTTCGCTAAATCCCGCGAAAATTGTCGATATTGTTGGAAAAATCTTAACGCCAATTAAGTTAACTTTTATCGGTATATTAGTAATCGTTGCTTTTATACATCCGATTGGAGATATGCAAGCACCAGTGGAAGCTTATACATCACATGCATTCTTTAAAGGATTCCAAGAAGGATACTTAACAATGGATACACTGGCATCATTCGTATTTGGAATCATTATCATTAATGCAATTAAAGAAAAAGGTGCGAAAACGAAAACACAGATTATGATTGTTTGTGCAAAAGCGACAATCATTGCAGCATCTATTTTAGCAATTATCTATACAGCTCTTTCTTATATGGGTGCTTCAAGTGTTGCAAAGCTTGGACATTTAGAGAATGGTGGAGAAGTATTAGCGAAAGTTTCTAACTACTATTTCGGATCATATGGTGGAGTATTATTAGGGTTAATGATTACAGTAGCGTGTTTAACAACTAGTGTGGGACTTGTATCAGCATGTTCTTCATTCTTCCATAAGTTATTCCCAAATGTCCCTTACAAAGCAATTGCCATCACGCTATGTGTATTTAGTGCAATTGTTGCAAACGTAGGATTAACACAATTAATCGCAGTTTCTGTTCCAGTATTAACAGCAATCTATCCACTAGCAATCGTATTGATTTTCTTAACATTCTTCCATTCATTATTCAAAGGAAGAGCTGAAGTTTACCAAGTGAGCTTAATCTTAACATTTATTATCAGCTTATTTGATGGATTAAGTGCAGCTGGCGTTAACATTGCAGTAGTAAGCCAATTGTTCACTAAATTCCTTCCGATGCAAGAAGTAGGATTAGGTTGGATCTTCCCAGCGATTATCGGTGGATTTATCGGATACGGCATTAGCGTTTTAAAAGGAAAAAATCAAGTTCAACCAGCAGCTAGTGCGAATAAGAAAATAGGTTAAATAAAAAAGTTATAGAACTTGTTTCTATAACTTTTTTTGTTACTATTAATAATGAAAGAAAATAAAGTAGTAGGGGAAATAAAATGAAAAAAACAATTGATCATATTGGCATCGCAGTTCGAGATATAGATAGTACGATACGTTTTTATGAAAAGGTGTTGTTAGGAACTTTAATAGATCGTTACGTAAGTGAAGCTCCTGGTGTTGAAAGCGAAGTAGCCATTCTTGAAGTGGATGGAGATAGAATTGAATTACTTGCACCGACGAATAATACGACGTCTCCAATAGCACGCTTTATTAAACAAAAAGGTAAAGGTGTTCATCACGTTGCGTATCGTGTTGCTGATTTAGATGTAGCTTTAGAAGAGTTAAAAGAACAAGGTATTCGAACGTTAGAGCATACACTTCGAATGAATAAGCACGGTAGAAGATTAATATATCTTAACCCAGCGGATACAGAGGGAACAATCATTGAGTATTGTGATTATCCGGAAGAGAAGTAAAGAAATTTTATGATGGAAGAAGGGTATTGCGTAAAAACGTAATGCCTTTTTTTATTTATGAATTTCACACTTTCTTCACAAATCATTCACGATAACTTTTCTTCTTCAGGAACTTACTTAAATATATTTCATGATATAATAACAGTCGACTTTAAAAATGTAAGTTGTATCTATGAAAGTAGTTACTATTCTATTGGAAGTTTAGAGGTGAGGGAGAAATAAAGAATTATACTGTATAGAAATTTATATTTAATCAGGTTAATATTTAGCCGGAGAATTGAACGTGGGAAGTTAAAGGAATGAAAATATAGTGATGTGGAAGAAAGAAGTGAAATGAGCGTGAAAGTAATGAGAAGGTTAGGGGCATGGCTATTAATTGCATGTGTGCTTATTATATTGATACCAAAAAGTGCATCTGCTCATGCGTACATTGTGAAATCAAACCCTGCTGAAAATGAAACATTGAAGAAAGCACCAGCTGTTGTGAAAATTGAATTCGATGAGGACATACAAGTCTCAAGTTTTAATACATTGTACGTGAGAGATACATCAGGTAAAAGGGTCGATTTAAAAGATGCTCATATTGATAAAAAAAATAAAAAGCTATTAGAAGCTGGATTAAAAGAGAATCTCAAAAATGGTCTCTACTCTATTCAGTGGAAAGTGATTTCTGCTGACGGGCATCCTATTCAAGGAGTTATTCCGTTCCGAATTGGATTAGCGGAAGCTGGAGCAGACGATGTACAAGTAGAAGAGATGGGGTATGTCCCGCAAATAGATATGATTATGGAGCGTGGAGTTCTATATACAGGTTTCTCCTTATTTATAGGAGTGCTATTCTTTAATCTTATTATGTATAAAGGGAATGCAACCTTGGTTCGATCAAGAAGTAAAAAAATAATATGGATCTCATTAATTGGCATATTCATTAGTTTACTATTCAATCTACCATTGCAAGCGAAAATAAATGCTGATGTTTCATGGCTAGAAGCATTTGATCCTGTACTATTAAAAGAAACGTTACAGCTTTCTGTTTTTAGTTACGTATGGCTCACTCAAATGGCTCTTATTAGTTTGCTTATAATTGTTACATATTTTGCGATGAAGTGTGAGAAGTTTTCATCGTTTAAAGTATGGAGCATTCCAATAGTATTGTTCATTGGGATCCTTGTTATGAAAGCATTTAATAGTCACGCATATGGTTTAAAGTTTAAAGAGATTGCTGTCGTTATGGATTTTCTGCATTTATTTGCAGCGTCATTATGGATTGGCGGTCTATCATCCATTATTCTTCTATTACGTAAAGAGGATGACAAGTGGAGTATGTATTGGGATATGATTAAGCGTTTTTCACCATGGGCAACAGGTGCTGTCATCGTGATTTTAATAACAGGTCTTTTTAACAGTACATTCTTTATTCCAACAATCCACTCATTATTTGATACGAAGTATGGATTAGCTTTATTAGCAAAGATACTTTTATTCATTTTCATGGGGATATTGGGAATTGTTCATTATGTGAAAGGGAAAATGAGAGCGAAGCAAGGATTAGGCGCTACAGTGAAAGTAGAATTTATCATTGGAATTATCATTTTCATAATCGTAGCTTTTATGACAAACGTACAAACACCGCTGATGCCTCCTACTGGACCTTTTACAGAGAGCAAACAATTAGATAATGGATATGAACTTACTTTACATGTAAGTCCTAATAAAGTAGGACAAAATACATTTCATATTACTTTAAAGGATGAGAACGGACAACCTGTTACCGATATGGAGCAAATTATTTTAACAACGCAATCATTAGATATGAATATGGGAAAAGGTTCATTTAAAGTTTCCGCCGTTTCACCAGGAGAATACGAAGCAGAAGGTATGTATATTAACATGACAGGAAACTGGAGTATACAAGTGCATGGATTAACAAAATTTCTTGATAGTTTTGATACGGATTATAAATTTATAGTAGGCGGCAGATAAAGCAAAGGTATAGATAAAAAGGAGCTAATAGAAAATGAAACAAATAAAAAAATTGGGTACAACAATGATCGCAACAATAATTGCAATGGGGATTTTTTCATTACCTGTTAGTGCGCACGTTACTGTAAAGCCAGCAACTTCTGACATTGGTTCTTGGGAGACTTACACGATAAAAGTACCAGTTGAAAAGAATGTAGCAACGACAAAAGTTACATTAAAAATACCGTCTGGAGTAGAGTTCCAACAGTATGAACCAGTGCCAGGATGGAAAGTGGAAGAGCAAAAAGATAATGCTGGAAAAGTGAAAACAGTAGTATGGGAAGCAACAGGAGATGGGATTTTACCCGGTCAGTTCCAGCGATTTACTTTCGTCGCTAAAAACCCTGATAAAGAACAAAAAATAGCTTGGGATGCATATCAACTATATAAAGACGGAGAAATTGTTGAATGGGCAGGCGATGAAAAAGCTGAAAAACCACATTCACTTACTACAATTGCAAAAGGTACGTCAGTAACAGGAGAACATGGTGAAGTGTCTAATGTAGAAAAGAATGAAGGTACTAGTAATATGCAATTGATAGCAATTGCCCTATCTATTTTGGCGATTGTATCGTCGGTAGGGGCGTGTGTTTTTGTAGTGCGCCGTAAAAAGTAAAATATGGGAAAGAGCCTACAAACAGTAGGCTCTTTCCCATATTTATTTCACTTCAACCTGCTGCCTTACAGCAAGTGTTTTCGGCTTTATATTTACGAAACAAATACTCACCACAATAAATAATAGTCCGATGAATAAGCTAATCGTAATGGCTTCATGTAAGAAAATTGAGCTTACAATAATAGCGATTAGTGGAATAAGAAATGTATAAGCCCCAACTTTACTTGCTTCACCAGCTCCAACAAGAGTAAAGTATGCAAGCCATCCCATTGCAATAACAAAGAATGAAATAAAGAGTAGTACGCTAACAAATGGTATACTCCAAGCGATACTAGACCAGCTTTCAAACTCTGATCCAAATCCAATTAAGCAGAATCCGCCAATAATAAGCTGCAGTGTTACCATCCAAATAGCATTAACACGGTGCCCAGTTTTCTTAATAAATACTGTGCCAAGTGCCCAGCCAATAGCGCATCCTAACGCGAGAAGGATTCCGATAATAGAAATATGTCTCGTTAAACTACTAGAGCTAATAACACCCACGCCAATAAATCCGAGAACAAGCCCGAAAATTTTTAACCCGTACATAGATTCTTCAAGCCAAATCCATGAGAAAATGCCGAGTAAAACAGGTTGTAGAAATACGATGGCGGAAAATAGTCCAGCGGGCATAT
This Bacillus paramycoides DNA region includes the following protein-coding sequences:
- a CDS encoding DUF4153 domain-containing protein, encoding MDINNLIIENMDNPHELERMYRKDPKAFKKSFSQAWDEKPDSQVLAAWYERLHFKETANKEKISLFQKGFLFMGMLAILAGLSTRIIFHFVEQEAIAPINLAFGVIPFIVAYFIYNNTPKKSIIYFLAALLLISGLYLNMLPLNYKDSSILAYLHFPIMLWVLVGIAFTGNEYSKGSTRLAYIKFNLEYCLLYASMAVSGMVLAVFTMKLFSFVDLDIGEFYFSNVVLFGAAALAIVATYLVSMNLKLAKNITPYIAKIFSPLVLITLLIYLITVIWSGKNPFLDRNFLMAFNGILLGVLAVTIFSIVESDSDEKKSISDYINFALIVLALIIDTVALSAIVFRLSSYGITPNRLAVLGVNILIWANLIWIMFSYMRFLQNKSGPTAIQDAVTKYLPIYGLWAAFVIFTFPIMFN
- a CDS encoding FMN-dependent NADH-azoreductase; this translates as MGLFSSLFGKKEENTKVEGNKTMSKVLFVKANDRPAEQAVSSKMYETFVNAYKETNPNTEITELDLFALDLPYYGNIAISGGYKRSQGMELTAEEEKAVATVDQYLNQFLEADKVVFAFPLWNFTVPAPLITYISYLSQAGKTFKYTANGPVGLAGDKKVVVLGARGSDYSSEQMAPMEMAVNYVTNVLGFWGITNPETVVIEGHNQYPDRSQQIVEEGLENVKKVAAKF
- the topB gene encoding DNA topoisomerase III, whose product is MKLIIAEKPDQGLALVSQFKYRRKDGYLEVEANELFPNGAYCTWAIGHLTQLCNPEHYHAEWKKWSLNTLPMIPERFQFEVTKSKYKQFNVVKQLLHNPQVTEIIHAGDAGREGELIVRNIINLCNVQKPMKRLWISSLTKQAIYQGFKNLLDESDTINTYYEAYTRSCADWVVGMNASRVFSILLKKKGMNDVFSAGRVQTPTLALIVKREKEIENFKSEPFWEVFATFNIEGKKYEGKWEKDSESRLKDPDMANKIAAFCQGKPAEVKEMKTERKEFQPPLLFNLSSLQATANKAFKFSPKKTLDITQALYQKGIVSYPRSDSNYVTQGEAATFPDILQKLSQFDEYKGLLPAPVESIMNNKRYVNEKKVTDHYAIIPTEQVTNPSRLSGDEKKIYDMIVRRLIAAHYEVAIFDYTTIITLVDERAEFVSKGKQQIQEGWRKVIFQDDKDDETILPIVAEGEQGKVVKVIVKEGKTQPPKRYTEGQLITLMKTAGKYLENEELEKVLKKTEGLGTEATRAGIITMLKDRKYIDVKKNQVYATDKGKVLITAIGDKILASPEMTAKWEQRLAEIGEGTASPATFMEQTKKLSAKIIEDAVEMSEKWDFTGLHVESIERKGSKFTTGKKIGSCKKCDGDVIDKSTFYGCSNYNTTQCDFTISKKILSKTISQKNMTKLLKGEKTDLIKGFKKGEKTFDAKLEWKDNKINFVFEN
- a CDS encoding aminopeptidase P family protein, translated to MKSAFFAQNRERLANTLPDESITILFAGQAPHMSADAQYKFVPNRNFYYVTGIDEPNVIFMLKKFGNSVEETLFIEKSDPVMEKWVGKTVSNEEAEKFSGIKKVVYLDSFEKTMSNILFTENVKHLYLDLERREWNGAETKTLAFAKHVREQYPHVLIGNVYPNICELRVFKTEEEIEIIKEAIAVTKEGIYNVLKHAQADMMEYELEAQFDFTLKSSGIKHHAFNTILASGKNATVLHYEDNDAQIQNGDLVLLDLGAQKDYYNADISYTFPANGTFSSRQKQMYNIVLKALKETTELIKPGVKFAALNEHTKKVLAEECKAIGLIQEDEQLSKYYYHGVSHFLGLDTHDVGTYKDRVLEEGMVITIEPGLYIAEESIGIRIEDDILVTKDGHENLSKDIIREVEEIEAFMRENNVNVKEDEVEVVTK
- a CDS encoding arsenic resistance protein; the encoded protein is MSTLEKIQTFIILFAVTCGIVLGQFHLIHMYAEQFIVPFLFFMLYGLFLSIPLKEIKNGFRNLKFAGTSLTINFVWTPLLAWGLGALFLSDHPALWVGFVMLMVTPCTDWYLIFTEIAKGNVALSTAIMPVNLILQVLLLPIYLFLFAGVMKTVALSVLVESIVIVIVLPFVLAHATKFIMNKMKKAETLENKLIPFFSSAQIVFLSLAIVAMFASQGKYLLQNINVVLLLLIPVLLFFIINFVIGQFIGRIMHLSYKDTVSLSLTTLARNSPVALAIAVTAFPDEPLIALALVIGPLIELPVLACISQVLLLIKRKQQYT